The following proteins are co-located in the Clostridiales bacterium genome:
- a CDS encoding hydroxyacid dehydrogenase (Involved in the metabolism of aromatic amino acids) → MKLVFLDKKTLGFDTDTSGLDRFGTVEIYDWITDMDASRYLADADVVITNQNKLNAANLACADKLKLICQTGTGYNNLDIEYCRKNGIAVTNVPGYAAVSVAQHTFAMLFYLLSHSSYYDAYMKEGRYSSGEVRDPSKDFFELEGKTWGIIGLGDIGRKVAAYAQGFGCSVVYFSSSGEDRSNSLKRMELDELLNEADIVSVHAPMNERTRGLIGLKEMKMMKQSAYLLNLGRGGIIVEKDLAQALSERIIAGAGLDVFEEEPLSPDNPLLTVVDSGTLYMSPHIGYGSREARARLMDTICSNIESFLKGESRNRIV, encoded by the coding sequence ATGAAATTAGTATTTTTAGATAAAAAGACGTTAGGATTCGATACGGATACGTCAGGGCTTGACCGTTTTGGTACTGTGGAGATCTATGACTGGATCACTGACATGGATGCAAGCAGGTATCTCGCTGATGCCGATGTAGTTATAACCAACCAAAACAAGCTCAACGCCGCAAACCTCGCATGTGCGGACAAGCTGAAGCTAATCTGTCAAACAGGAACGGGATATAATAACCTGGACATAGAATACTGCAGAAAAAATGGAATTGCTGTAACCAATGTACCTGGTTATGCGGCAGTGAGCGTAGCACAGCATACTTTTGCTATGCTTTTTTATCTTCTCTCTCACTCGTCATACTATGATGCGTATATGAAAGAGGGGAGATATTCATCAGGGGAAGTAAGAGATCCAAGCAAGGATTTTTTTGAGCTGGAAGGAAAAACATGGGGGATTATCGGCCTGGGAGACATCGGAAGAAAGGTAGCAGCGTATGCGCAGGGTTTTGGCTGCAGCGTTGTATATTTCTCTTCTTCAGGCGAAGATAGAAGTAACAGCTTAAAGCGTATGGAACTGGATGAGCTGCTGAACGAAGCGGACATCGTATCGGTGCATGCGCCTATGAATGAACGGACGCGAGGTCTCATCGGACTGAAAGAAATGAAAATGATGAAGCAGAGTGCATATCTATTGAACCTTGGCAGAGGCGGGATTATCGTTGAAAAGGATTTGGCCCAGGCACTTTCGGAGAGAATCATTGCAGGAGCCGGTCTTGATGTATTTGAGGAGGAGCCTCTCAGTCCGGACAACCCTTTGCTCACCGTTGTGGATAGTGGAACGTTATATATGAGCCCACACATCGGGTATGGCAGCAGAGAGGCAAGAGCCAGGCTGATGGATACCATCTGCAGCAATATTGAAAGTTTTCTAAAAGGAGAATCTAGAAACCGGATTGTTTAG
- a CDS encoding DUF1538 domain-containing protein: protein MNKKLILKIKESLSSVLPISIIVLVLNFTITPMPFGVRGLFLVGAALLITGMGLFTLGADTAMMPMGEQIGGQLIKSRKLSLLIVACLIMGTMITIAEPDLQVLAEQVPSVPNMVLILWVAAGVGVFLVVALLRILFQWRLSYILIGLYVGVFALGAFTSESYLAVAFDSGGVTTGPITVPFILALGIGLSSVRGGKSSHDDSFGLVALCSVGPILAVMIMGMFFNTTAGGHSFSNVEDITSLHDIFQLFGYALPKYAKEVAIALSPIIVFFILFQLFSLKLPKSQLIKLSIGIAYTYFGLVLFLAGVNIGFLPAGSYIGEYIGGLPYNWILIPLGMVMGFFIVAAEPAVHVLNDEVEVMTGGAVSKNAMLWSLSIGVAVSIGLAMIRVLTGTSIWFFLVPGYLIALALTFFVPKIFTAIAFDSGGVASGPMTATFLLPFTMGACEAVGGNILTDAFGVVAMVAMTPLITIQVMGLIYNFKMKDIAEEEEDFIEDIAEDIVEEEEGIEWYGQSCDVAEHYGWMVDTEFIENIEWASDLREEKIYNDRITDNDYIDFEELQKLVIREDFDDPRNR from the coding sequence ATGAATAAAAAACTAATACTCAAGATTAAGGAATCGCTTTCCTCGGTTCTTCCAATCTCCATCATTGTTTTGGTATTAAACTTTACCATAACGCCTATGCCATTTGGTGTGCGAGGACTGTTTCTAGTCGGCGCCGCATTGCTAATCACAGGAATGGGGTTATTCACATTGGGTGCTGATACCGCAATGATGCCCATGGGGGAACAGATCGGCGGACAATTGATCAAATCCCGTAAACTAAGTCTGCTCATCGTTGCTTGTCTTATTATGGGGACCATGATTACCATTGCAGAGCCAGACTTGCAGGTTTTGGCGGAACAAGTTCCTTCCGTTCCCAATATGGTTCTAATTCTATGGGTTGCTGCAGGTGTTGGAGTCTTTCTCGTTGTGGCCTTACTCCGGATTCTGTTTCAATGGAGATTATCTTATATCCTCATTGGCCTTTACGTGGGTGTATTTGCACTTGGGGCCTTCACATCAGAGAGCTATCTAGCCGTAGCATTTGATTCCGGCGGTGTTACCACAGGACCGATCACGGTACCCTTTATTCTGGCCTTAGGAATCGGTCTCTCTTCTGTTCGCGGAGGAAAAAGTTCTCACGACGACAGTTTTGGCCTAGTTGCACTTTGTTCCGTCGGCCCGATCCTGGCTGTCATGATCATGGGCATGTTTTTCAACACAACAGCCGGAGGTCATTCTTTCAGCAATGTTGAAGATATCACCTCACTGCACGATATATTTCAGCTATTCGGTTATGCTTTACCCAAGTATGCAAAAGAAGTAGCGATTGCTCTTTCACCGATCATTGTATTCTTTATCCTTTTCCAGCTATTTTCATTGAAACTGCCAAAGAGCCAACTGATTAAGCTGTCAATTGGTATTGCATATACTTATTTTGGACTCGTTTTATTCCTTGCGGGTGTAAATATTGGTTTTCTGCCTGCTGGTTCCTATATCGGAGAATACATCGGTGGTCTTCCCTATAATTGGATTCTCATTCCCCTTGGAATGGTCATGGGCTTTTTCATTGTTGCTGCCGAGCCCGCCGTCCACGTACTGAATGACGAGGTCGAGGTCATGACAGGAGGCGCTGTTTCCAAAAACGCCATGCTCTGGAGCCTTTCCATCGGCGTGGCTGTCTCCATCGGCCTGGCTATGATCAGAGTTCTTACCGGTACCAGCATCTGGTTCTTTTTAGTCCCTGGTTATCTAATAGCATTAGCACTCACCTTTTTCGTACCGAAAATATTTACTGCCATCGCCTTTGACTCCGGGGGCGTCGCTTCCGGCCCGATGACGGCAACCTTTTTGCTTCCGTTTACGATGGGTGCTTGTGAAGCGGTGGGCGGAAATATTCTGACCGATGCGTTCGGCGTTGTAGCCATGGTGGCCATGACCCCGTTAATCACCATTCAGGTAATGGGTCTGATCTACAACTTTAAGATGAAGGACATCGCCGAAGAAGAAGAAGACTTCATAGAAGATATTGCTGAAGATATCGTAGAAGAGGAAGAAGGCATTGAATGGTACGGCCAATCCTGTGATGTAGCAGAACATTACGGATGGATGGTCGATACAGAATTTATTGAAAATATTGAATGGGCTAGTGACCTTCGCGAAGAAAAGATTTATAATGATAGGATAACTGATAATGACTATATAGATTTTGAAGAATTGCAGAAACTAGTCATACGAGAGGATTTTGATGATCCTCGCAACAGATGA
- a CDS encoding P-II family nitrogen regulator: MTIVNRGFADQVVDAARAAGAHGGTVFYARGTGIHELEKFFAISIQPEKEVVLNIVRHEQTQAIIHSIVASAGLKTEGKGLSFALPISNMAGVVHSLEMLEGKQK, encoded by the coding sequence ATGACGATTGTGAACCGCGGTTTTGCAGATCAAGTGGTAGACGCAGCGAGAGCTGCGGGGGCCCATGGCGGAACAGTATTTTACGCGCGGGGAACCGGCATTCATGAACTGGAAAAATTCTTCGCAATTTCGATACAACCGGAAAAAGAGGTCGTGCTGAATATCGTTAGGCATGAGCAAACGCAGGCCATTATACATTCAATTGTAGCTTCTGCCGGTCTGAAAACAGAAGGAAAGGGTCTATCATTTGCCCTGCCCATCTCCAATATGGCAGGTGTAGTGCATTCCCTTGAAATGCTGGAAGGCAAACAAAAATAA
- a CDS encoding P-II family nitrogen regulator has protein sequence MESQKQYECVLTIVSRGFADQVVDAAREAGAHGGTVFFARGTGIHEIEKFFSISIQPEKELILNVVDRQDAPAVMDAIVAAAGLGTEGRGLTFSLPIDDIVGVFCPCAIPNKE, from the coding sequence TTGGAAAGTCAAAAACAGTACGAATGTGTTCTAACCATTGTGAGCCGGGGCTTTGCCGATCAGGTTGTCGATGCAGCGAGAGAAGCAGGCGCCCACGGAGGAACCGTCTTTTTTGCACGGGGAACCGGTATTCATGAAATAGAAAAATTCTTTTCTATTTCGATTCAGCCGGAAAAAGAGCTTATCCTCAATGTGGTTGATCGCCAGGATGCCCCTGCCGTAATGGATGCCATTGTTGCAGCCGCAGGGCTTGGCACAGAAGGAAGAGGCCTGACCTTTTCCCTTCCCATCGATGACATCGTTGGTGTTTTCTGCCCTTGCGCCATCCCGAACAAGGAATAA
- the surE gene encoding 5'/3'-nucleotidase SurE, with protein sequence MNLLIANDDGIEAKGIKELARSLSRIANIYVCAPHTQRSACGHGITVGKPISMKEVDFPNAKQAWEFTGTPADCVKLGLKMLSEQGVKIHMVCSGINHGGNYGTDTLYSGTVSAAIEGCICGLPAVAVSVNDHKPLTFEVAAELAYETVKAAIDKIDSNTVLNINVPNLPPSDIKGVKIARLGAREYEEWFEPKKNENGEMEYWYSGTPVVYEDLPEDIDVVAMQNGYATITPLHYDLTSYKLIEEVKTWGIKF encoded by the coding sequence ATGAATCTGTTAATTGCAAATGATGATGGGATCGAAGCAAAAGGAATAAAAGAGCTGGCCAGATCACTATCCCGTATTGCCAACATATATGTTTGCGCACCACACACACAAAGGAGTGCCTGCGGTCATGGAATCACTGTAGGAAAACCAATTAGTATGAAGGAAGTGGATTTTCCTAATGCCAAGCAGGCATGGGAGTTTACCGGAACACCTGCTGACTGTGTGAAGCTTGGCCTGAAAATGCTTTCTGAACAAGGCGTCAAGATCCACATGGTATGCTCTGGTATCAACCACGGAGGAAACTATGGAACAGATACCCTGTACTCCGGTACCGTATCTGCTGCTATCGAAGGATGCATCTGCGGACTGCCGGCAGTGGCGGTTTCTGTAAATGATCATAAACCTCTGACGTTTGAGGTTGCTGCTGAACTGGCTTATGAAACGGTTAAAGCAGCAATCGATAAAATTGATTCGAATACCGTTTTAAATATCAATGTACCGAACCTCCCGCCATCTGATATAAAGGGCGTTAAAATTGCAAGGCTTGGCGCAAGAGAGTATGAGGAATGGTTTGAGCCAAAGAAGAATGAAAATGGTGAAATGGAATACTGGTATTCTGGGACACCGGTCGTATACGAGGATCTGCCGGAGGATATTGATGTGGTTGCAATGCAAAATGGCTACGCAACCATTACACCGCTCCATTATGATCTGACAAGCTACAAATTGATTGAGGAGGTAAAAACATGGGGAATCAAGTTTTAA
- a CDS encoding calcium/sodium antiporter: protein MSEILYFILFIAGLFMVIKGSDWFIDAAVWAAEVFRVPPLIIGATVISICTTMPETFVSGAASIMGEPAMALGNALGSIAVNNGLILAVLWIFSRPVIENRKEFLQNSIFLLTLLLLLMAVGLFFSQIGTLTGCVLILLLILYIIHNFRSARRLMDLDIQYDIVDDEKTRGDLHHDEQPEGVVYDETENDFDISARILTRKIIFFALGIGLVLLGSNLLVGSGIHIAELFQVPAVMIAVVFTSVGTSLPELITVITSIRKKATNLGLGNILGASILNIIQAVGISAVIAPISMTNEKSILNFQLPFLSFLILSIILIGSFSRQRLLRFGGCWLLALYVIYLSVNLLRERMPLFGPLIFGA, encoded by the coding sequence ATGTCCGAAATCTTATATTTCATCCTTTTTATTGCAGGCCTTTTCATGGTGATCAAAGGCAGCGACTGGTTTATTGATGCTGCTGTCTGGGCTGCGGAAGTATTTCGCGTCCCGCCATTGATCATAGGCGCTACCGTAATTAGCATTTGCACAACTATGCCGGAGACCTTTGTTTCTGGAGCTGCCTCCATTATGGGAGAGCCTGCAATGGCTCTGGGCAACGCGCTCGGCTCCATCGCTGTAAATAATGGGCTCATTTTAGCAGTCTTATGGATTTTTTCCAGGCCGGTAATCGAAAACCGCAAGGAGTTCCTCCAAAACTCGATCTTCTTGCTCACCCTACTTTTACTGCTCATGGCAGTCGGCCTTTTCTTTTCCCAGATCGGAACGCTAACCGGTTGCGTTCTCATCCTTCTGCTGATCTTATATATCATTCATAACTTTCGTTCCGCCAGAAGACTGATGGATTTGGATATTCAATACGATATCGTTGATGACGAAAAGACCAGAGGAGATCTTCATCACGACGAGCAACCCGAAGGGGTGGTTTATGACGAAACAGAAAATGATTTCGATATATCTGCCCGAATTCTCACAAGAAAAATCATTTTTTTCGCCCTTGGTATTGGTTTGGTTCTCCTTGGTTCGAATCTGCTTGTTGGAAGCGGCATTCATATTGCTGAGCTGTTTCAAGTACCGGCAGTTATGATCGCTGTGGTTTTCACGTCAGTTGGAACATCGCTTCCCGAACTGATCACAGTGATCACCTCTATAAGAAAAAAAGCAACAAATCTGGGTCTGGGAAACATCTTGGGGGCCAGTATTCTGAACATCATTCAGGCTGTGGGAATCTCGGCAGTCATCGCTCCCATTTCCATGACCAATGAAAAAAGCATTCTGAACTTCCAGCTCCCTTTTTTATCTTTCTTAATTCTTTCTATCATCCTGATCGGATCATTCAGCAGGCAAAGGCTGCTCAGATTTGGTGGCTGCTGGCTCTTGGCTCTATATGTTATTTATTTATCAGTAAATTTGCTCAGAGAGCGGATGCCCCTGTTCGGGCCTCTGATCTTCGGAGCATAG
- a CDS encoding putative DNA modification/repair radical SAM protein, giving the protein MDTTLEKLKILADGAKYDVSCSTSGVERKNNGKIGSASAAGICHSWSADGRCISLLKILFTNKCVYDCEYCINRRSADVSRASFEPKELARLTIEFYRRNYIEGLFLSSAVEVSPDYTAERIMNCLKLLREEYGFAGYIHAKVIPGVSPEILHRIGLLADRLSINIELPTKESLGLLAPQKKPKNIFTPMTQITQTLTERRQLKGPGTMFKNQDIYSTASDLRYLEPEGENLTPGDGSLLDLTGRPLAIHKPGKRGKEKFAPAGQTTQMIIGATPESDRQIVKTSESLYRNFKMKRVYFSAYIPIADSPLLPGRFTAPPLAREHRLYQADWLLRFYNFTADEILDEKTPFLDLELDPKISWALRNIEKFPIEVNKASLEELLRIPGVGTISAMRIVRQRKLSAIQFDDLKKIGVVVKRARYFITCRGRYYGGTDILPEQIRQEALDSEGIRNQLLPKADHVQISMFNPIVSQWGAGIAQRAGTVRSFEADALNVAEGVRSYTGDVQNFSGAGKERIHGGLPL; this is encoded by the coding sequence ATGGACACTACTTTGGAAAAACTGAAGATTCTGGCGGATGGAGCAAAATATGACGTATCCTGTTCCACAAGCGGGGTTGAGCGGAAAAATAATGGAAAAATAGGCAGTGCGTCGGCGGCAGGAATCTGTCACTCCTGGTCCGCAGACGGAAGATGTATTTCACTGCTTAAAATACTATTTACTAATAAATGTGTATATGACTGTGAGTACTGTATCAATAGGAGGTCGGCAGATGTAAGCCGGGCCAGCTTTGAACCCAAGGAACTTGCACGGCTGACCATAGAGTTTTATCGTCGCAATTATATAGAAGGGTTATTCCTTAGCTCAGCAGTGGAAGTGTCACCGGACTATACAGCGGAGCGGATTATGAACTGTCTGAAGCTGCTGCGGGAGGAATACGGCTTTGCGGGATATATCCATGCGAAGGTCATACCGGGGGTGTCGCCAGAGATCTTGCATCGCATTGGGCTTCTCGCAGATCGCCTGAGCATCAATATTGAGCTGCCAACGAAAGAAAGTTTGGGTCTCCTGGCTCCCCAGAAAAAACCGAAAAATATTTTTACTCCTATGACCCAGATCACACAGACTCTTACGGAGCGAAGGCAATTAAAGGGCCCGGGCACAATGTTTAAAAATCAGGATATCTATAGCACAGCATCCGATTTAAGATATTTGGAGCCTGAGGGGGAAAACCTTACGCCGGGAGATGGGAGCTTACTGGATCTTACCGGGCGGCCGCTTGCGATTCATAAACCCGGGAAGAGGGGAAAAGAAAAATTTGCACCGGCAGGCCAGACAACGCAGATGATTATCGGGGCGACGCCGGAGAGTGACCGACAGATTGTAAAAACCTCCGAAAGTCTTTACCGTAATTTTAAAATGAAGCGGGTTTATTTTTCTGCGTATATCCCGATCGCTGATTCGCCTTTGCTTCCCGGACGGTTTACTGCCCCGCCTCTTGCTAGAGAGCACAGGCTGTATCAGGCCGATTGGCTGCTGCGATTCTATAATTTTACTGCCGATGAGATTCTTGATGAAAAGACACCGTTTCTGGATCTTGAACTGGATCCAAAGATCAGCTGGGCGCTAAGAAATATTGAAAAATTTCCTATCGAGGTTAATAAAGCATCCTTAGAAGAACTGCTTCGCATCCCTGGCGTCGGAACGATATCTGCAATGCGAATTGTTCGGCAGCGCAAGCTGTCTGCAATTCAATTCGATGACCTGAAGAAGATCGGGGTGGTTGTAAAACGAGCGCGATATTTTATCACCTGCAGGGGGAGATACTATGGGGGAACTGACATCTTGCCGGAACAGATCAGACAAGAGGCGCTTGACTCGGAAGGCATTAGAAATCAGCTTTTGCCCAAAGCAGATCACGTTCAAATCTCAATGTTTAATCCCATTGTTTCCCAATGGGGAGCTGGAATCGCCCAACGTGCTGGAACAGTCCGAAGCTTTGAGGCAGATGCGCTAAACGTTGCCGAAGGTGTTCGAAGCTATACCGGAGATGTTCAAAACTTTAGCGGGGCAGGAAAGGAACGGATTCATGGTGGATTACCTCTATGA
- a CDS encoding DUF2156 domain-containing protein, with protein MFMLENQITIEARPILEEYLGGFDYGTSGLSFSSLYMWRNINDFSWQMIGDYLCIAGLSHLETDTKEPFLFPPLTKSGSYDPAALYKTIMEAKGIFESKGYIFSIRLMPFHMMDILEAACPGKLKFFDDRPNYDYLYRKQDLIDLKGRDYHSKKNHLNYFLNNYQYEYVTLTSAMADDAMRFIKDFNERKNLPEHEMALLKMEERAMSDVFHNLEAVGYHTAAILIDGKIESLCVGGKLNRNTVTVHVEKANIAYRGLYQLINNEFCRHMAPNIKYINREEDMGIPGLRKAKLSYKPVKLVESHIAIFKDDLKKNER; from the coding sequence ATGTTCATGCTTGAAAATCAAATCACAATAGAAGCGAGGCCGATTCTAGAAGAATATCTTGGAGGCTTTGATTATGGTACGTCGGGGCTTTCTTTCTCATCGCTCTATATGTGGAGAAATATCAATGATTTCAGCTGGCAGATGATTGGAGACTATCTTTGTATTGCCGGTCTAAGCCATCTTGAAACAGATACAAAGGAGCCGTTTCTGTTTCCGCCCCTGACAAAGAGCGGAAGCTATGATCCTGCTGCCTTATACAAAACCATTATGGAAGCAAAGGGAATATTCGAATCGAAGGGCTACATATTCAGCATCAGGCTGATGCCTTTTCATATGATGGACATTCTTGAGGCTGCATGCCCCGGAAAACTAAAGTTTTTCGACGATCGGCCCAATTATGATTACCTTTACAGAAAGCAGGATCTGATTGACCTGAAGGGAAGGGACTACCACAGTAAAAAGAATCATCTGAATTACTTCCTGAATAACTATCAGTATGAATACGTAACCTTGACTTCAGCCATGGCAGATGATGCCATGCGGTTTATTAAAGATTTTAACGAAAGAAAGAATTTACCGGAGCACGAGATGGCGCTCCTTAAGATGGAAGAACGCGCCATGTCTGACGTGTTTCACAATTTGGAGGCGGTGGGATACCATACTGCTGCAATTCTGATTGACGGAAAAATCGAGTCCCTGTGTGTCGGGGGGAAGCTGAACAGAAATACCGTAACGGTTCATGTAGAAAAGGCGAATATCGCATACCGCGGGTTGTATCAATTGATTAATAATGAGTTTTGCCGCCATATGGCGCCGAACATAAAGTATATTAATCGTGAAGAGGATATGGGAATCCCAGGTCTTAGAAAGGCAAAGCTTTCGTATAAACCTGTCAAACTGGTGGAAAGCCATATTGCGATATTTAAAGATGATTTGAAAAAGAACGAAAGATAA
- a CDS encoding hydrolase, translating into MGNQVLKLKKEDTVLVGIDFQERLMPAMKDNEDLEEAVVKLVKGCRILDVPAVFTQQYTKGLGPTVPAVAAAWTESLGEGSPEAELVAVEKTSFSAMGEPVFVQTLEKLGRKTVIIAGIEAHVCVQQTVIDLLEKGYTVFVAVDCISSRSKLDKKYSLGRMSGAGAVTTTCESILFELLGGAKEAGFKQISALVK; encoded by the coding sequence ATGGGGAATCAAGTTTTAAAGCTTAAAAAAGAAGATACTGTTTTAGTAGGAATCGATTTTCAGGAACGTTTAATGCCTGCTATGAAGGACAATGAAGACCTGGAAGAAGCTGTAGTAAAGCTGGTGAAAGGATGCAGAATTCTTGATGTTCCTGCTGTTTTTACACAGCAATACACAAAGGGATTGGGGCCTACCGTACCTGCGGTAGCTGCCGCATGGACTGAGTCGCTGGGCGAAGGGTCTCCCGAAGCAGAGCTTGTTGCTGTAGAAAAAACCAGCTTCAGTGCAATGGGAGAGCCGGTTTTTGTCCAGACACTGGAAAAGCTGGGGAGAAAGACGGTGATTATCGCCGGAATCGAGGCGCATGTGTGTGTTCAGCAAACCGTGATTGATCTTCTTGAAAAAGGGTATACTGTTTTTGTTGCAGTCGATTGTATCTCATCGAGAAGCAAACTAGACAAAAAATATTCACTGGGTAGAATGAGCGGCGCAGGTGCAGTGACCACTACCTGCGAATCCATCCTGTTTGAACTGCTGGGAGGGGCTAAGGAAGCTGGATTCAAGCAGATTTCAGCACTGGTGAAATAG
- a CDS encoding DNA metabolism protein: MFKTLAGQERNGFMVDYLYDGSFEGFLTCIYEHYYNEKASGIYRSDFYQASILVPCRTVETEENKATRVYDAIENKISREDLKRAYRVFLSSAEEKENKLLQYLRLGFQKGSAVSLLHSNPIVFEVQQIEKKVTVEMHRLKGLVRFSALVKQAPGLVDREILYCKVEPDHDVLEIIADHFADRLKSDPFIIHDKIRNKAVIAQAGSWYIAGFTDADLPGLGELERDYRDLWKRYFETIAIQERINPACQKRMMPVRYWKNLTEFR; the protein is encoded by the coding sequence ATGTTCAAAACTTTAGCGGGGCAGGAAAGGAACGGATTCATGGTGGATTACCTCTATGATGGAAGCTTTGAGGGCTTTCTCACCTGTATCTATGAGCATTATTACAACGAAAAAGCTTCTGGGATTTATCGAAGTGACTTCTATCAAGCCAGCATTCTTGTGCCCTGTCGTACCGTTGAGACAGAAGAAAACAAGGCTACAAGAGTCTATGACGCCATTGAAAACAAGATTTCGAGGGAGGATCTGAAGCGTGCTTACCGCGTGTTTCTCTCCTCGGCAGAGGAAAAGGAAAACAAACTTCTGCAGTATCTCCGTCTTGGGTTTCAAAAGGGATCTGCGGTCAGCCTGCTTCACAGCAACCCCATCGTGTTTGAAGTTCAGCAGATTGAAAAAAAGGTGACGGTAGAGATGCACCGGCTGAAAGGGTTGGTTCGATTCTCTGCTCTGGTCAAACAAGCCCCTGGTTTAGTGGATCGTGAAATTCTCTACTGCAAAGTAGAACCCGACCATGACGTACTCGAAATTATTGCGGATCATTTTGCAGACAGGCTCAAAAGTGACCCGTTTATCATCCATGATAAAATTAGAAATAAGGCTGTGATTGCGCAAGCGGGCAGCTGGTATATTGCAGGCTTTACCGATGCTGACCTTCCGGGTCTTGGCGAATTAGAGCGGGATTATAGGGATTTATGGAAACGATATTTTGAAACCATCGCAATTCAGGAGCGCATCAATCCTGCTTGTCAGAAGCGAATGATGCCGGTGCGGTATTGGAAAAATTTAACGGAGTTTCGTTGA
- a CDS encoding NAD-dependent protein deacylase gives MNPELEKLISSSKRIVFFGGAGVSTESGIPDFRSENGLYQAQSKYGHTPEEMLSHSFFINHTETFYDYYKNNLIYPHVAPNKAHLVLAELEEKRKLKAVVTQNIDGLHQLAGSKKVFELHGSVQRNHCMRCHTFYCLDYIMKPESSRSDEYPDSNIPRCIKCGGVIKPDVVLYEEPLDQEIVEGATDAISKADLLIVGGTSLVVYPAAGLINYFRGDHLVLINKTETPYDQRANLVIHESIGEVLG, from the coding sequence TTGAATCCTGAATTAGAGAAGTTGATCTCATCAAGCAAGCGGATTGTTTTCTTCGGCGGAGCAGGCGTTTCTACAGAGAGTGGAATACCCGACTTCAGATCAGAGAACGGATTATATCAGGCCCAGTCAAAATATGGACATACTCCTGAAGAAATGCTGAGTCACTCTTTTTTTATAAATCACACGGAGACGTTTTACGATTACTATAAAAACAATCTCATCTATCCTCATGTAGCGCCGAATAAAGCGCATCTTGTTCTGGCTGAGTTAGAAGAAAAAAGAAAGCTGAAGGCAGTTGTGACACAAAACATTGACGGTCTCCATCAGCTAGCCGGGAGCAAGAAGGTTTTCGAACTCCATGGATCTGTTCAGAGAAACCATTGCATGAGGTGCCATACCTTCTACTGTCTTGATTACATTATGAAGCCGGAAAGCAGCAGAAGTGACGAATATCCCGACAGCAATATTCCGCGGTGCATCAAATGCGGGGGAGTTATTAAACCCGACGTGGTCTTGTATGAAGAGCCGCTTGACCAGGAGATTGTTGAAGGCGCAACAGATGCGATTTCAAAGGCAGATTTACTGATAGTGGGCGGAACATCATTGGTGGTCTATCCGGCGGCAGGGTTGATCAATTATTTTCGTGGGGATCACCTGGTTTTAATCAATAAAACAGAAACGCCATATGATCAAAGAGCGAATCTGGTCATACATGAGTCTATTGGTGAAGTACTGGGTTAA